From Thalassococcus sp. S3, one genomic window encodes:
- a CDS encoding efflux RND transporter permease subunit produces MKIARLSIEKPLYTWLLILFCLFGGAAGYMSVGKLEDPVFTLKSALVITPFPGASASEVATEVSEVLEAEIQQLDEVNYIRSRNTPGLSVITVEVKDIYDGTELPQIWDDLRDRVENVRPDLPDGAVTPIINDSFGDVFGLYYAITAPGFSDAEVWEIATFLRRELLSVQGVANAEVLGLPEEVIYVEPSSQSLRSLGVSPGVLLDAIGAADAVVPTGTTDNTTRNVQVEAPKADDSVSEIQALNFGVAGEVINLTDIARVYRSRDDEPSHIVRHNGTEAFTIGVAGLTSENIVTVGERVEQRLEEIKPLLPLGVSLDPIYEQHRVVETANADFLQSLALSVGVVIGVLALFMGWRAAIVVGVSLLLTVSFTFFFMSLFDIKVERISLGALIIAMGMLVDNAIVVAEGMQVEMRRGRKARDAAEEVARRTQIPLLGATIIGIMAFAGIGLSPDSSGEFLFSLFAVIGISLMLSWLLAITVTPLLASYLFRVTEGGARDPYDTFFFRAYGKVVRGALRIRWLVIVALVGGTVACLAAFGMVRQQFFPPANTPIFYLNYQAAQGTSIHQASRDLAVIEDWLLTRDDVTDVTSTIGRSVSRFLLTYEPEEEDPAYGQLVIRASAPEAIPALRTELAAFALQAVPWAETRVQQIIYGPPVGADVEARFSGPDPDVLRALALEAQRIFETQTDLLQTERIDWRERELVTRPVFATERAQSLGVTRSDVATAIALASDGIPAGGIRERERLIPVVIRTPRDEMTEDGQILDQLVYAPSAEAYTSLAQVIDSFSVLSRDTLIERRDRQPTVSVQAFAAPGILPPTAFAEVRPAIEALELPPGYRLEWGGEFESASQAQASLGQQMPLSFGTMLLITVLLFGKLRQTAVIWTIVPMAVNGVALGLLFTNLPFSFTALLGLLSLSGMLIKNAIVLVEEIDAQKGENGLAQTEAIVVASVSRLRPVILAAATTILGMVPLLWDAFFASMAVSIMAGLGFASVLTLIGVPVLYHTYLRKERRAEAQDARARRSESEAGQASPDLRVAAE; encoded by the coding sequence ATGAAGATTGCACGCCTGTCAATTGAAAAACCGCTCTATACGTGGCTCTTGATCCTGTTTTGTCTCTTCGGTGGCGCAGCGGGATACATGTCGGTGGGCAAGCTGGAGGATCCGGTCTTCACCCTTAAATCCGCCCTGGTGATCACGCCATTTCCCGGCGCCTCGGCAAGTGAGGTTGCGACGGAGGTGTCCGAGGTGCTGGAAGCCGAGATTCAGCAACTGGACGAGGTGAACTATATCCGCTCTCGCAATACGCCGGGCCTGTCTGTCATAACCGTCGAAGTCAAGGATATCTACGACGGGACAGAGCTACCTCAGATCTGGGATGATCTGCGCGACCGGGTCGAGAATGTCAGGCCCGACCTGCCGGACGGTGCGGTCACACCGATCATCAATGACAGTTTTGGCGACGTTTTCGGCCTTTACTATGCGATCACCGCACCCGGCTTCTCGGACGCGGAAGTTTGGGAGATTGCCACCTTCCTCAGGCGCGAATTGCTGAGCGTTCAGGGCGTTGCGAATGCCGAGGTTCTCGGACTGCCGGAGGAGGTGATCTATGTCGAGCCATCGAGCCAGTCACTCCGCAGTCTCGGCGTTTCACCCGGTGTGTTGCTTGATGCCATCGGCGCGGCGGACGCGGTCGTCCCAACAGGCACCACCGACAACACCACACGCAATGTTCAGGTCGAGGCCCCAAAGGCCGATGACAGTGTTTCAGAGATCCAAGCCCTGAATTTCGGGGTCGCGGGCGAAGTGATCAATCTGACCGACATTGCCCGCGTCTACCGAAGCCGCGATGACGAGCCTTCGCATATCGTGCGCCACAACGGGACCGAGGCTTTCACAATCGGCGTCGCTGGACTGACCTCCGAAAACATCGTGACGGTCGGGGAACGGGTCGAACAGCGGCTGGAAGAGATCAAGCCCCTGCTGCCGCTCGGCGTCTCGCTTGACCCGATTTACGAGCAGCACCGCGTGGTCGAAACGGCCAACGCCGACTTTCTGCAAAGCCTTGCCTTGTCGGTGGGGGTGGTGATCGGTGTTCTTGCGCTCTTCATGGGATGGCGCGCGGCGATCGTGGTCGGTGTTTCTCTGCTGCTGACAGTCAGCTTCACGTTCTTCTTCATGTCGCTTTTTGATATCAAGGTGGAACGGATCAGCCTGGGCGCCCTGATCATTGCCATGGGGATGCTGGTCGACAATGCCATCGTGGTCGCCGAAGGCATGCAGGTGGAAATGCGACGCGGGCGCAAGGCCCGTGACGCCGCCGAAGAGGTCGCCCGCAGAACACAGATCCCGCTTTTGGGTGCAACCATCATCGGCATCATGGCGTTCGCCGGGATTGGCCTTAGCCCGGACAGCTCTGGTGAGTTCCTGTTCTCTCTCTTCGCGGTGATCGGTATCTCGCTGATGTTATCGTGGCTTCTGGCGATCACGGTCACGCCGCTTCTGGCCAGCTATCTGTTCCGTGTGACCGAAGGCGGCGCACGCGATCCTTACGACACGTTCTTTTTCCGCGCCTATGGCAAGGTCGTTCGCGGTGCGTTGCGCATCCGATGGCTGGTGATCGTGGCTCTTGTTGGTGGCACCGTTGCCTGTCTGGCGGCATTTGGCATGGTGCGCCAGCAGTTCTTTCCACCCGCCAACACGCCGATCTTCTACCTCAATTATCAGGCCGCGCAGGGGACATCCATTCACCAGGCCTCTCGCGACCTCGCCGTCATCGAGGATTGGCTCCTGACGCGTGACGACGTCACCGACGTCACCAGCACAATCGGCCGCAGCGTGAGCCGCTTTCTCCTGACCTACGAGCCGGAGGAGGAAGATCCGGCCTATGGCCAGCTGGTCATCCGCGCCTCCGCGCCGGAGGCAATACCGGCGCTGCGCACAGAGCTTGCGGCCTTTGCCCTGCAAGCTGTGCCATGGGCCGAAACACGGGTGCAGCAAATCATCTATGGACCACCCGTGGGGGCAGATGTGGAAGCACGCTTTTCCGGCCCGGATCCGGACGTGCTGCGCGCCCTTGCGCTGGAGGCACAAAGAATTTTCGAGACGCAAACCGATCTTCTGCAAACCGAGCGTATCGACTGGCGAGAGAGAGAGCTTGTCACACGACCGGTATTTGCCACCGAGCGGGCGCAATCTCTGGGCGTGACACGCAGTGACGTGGCCACAGCAATTGCGCTGGCCAGCGATGGGATCCCCGCGGGCGGCATCCGGGAGAGGGAGCGGTTGATCCCGGTCGTCATCCGCACCCCCCGCGATGAAATGACAGAGGACGGCCAGATCCTTGACCAACTGGTCTATGCGCCATCGGCCGAGGCATATACCTCGCTTGCCCAGGTCATCGACAGCTTCTCTGTCCTGTCGCGCGACACCTTGATCGAACGGCGCGACCGGCAACCAACCGTCAGCGTGCAAGCCTTTGCAGCGCCGGGTATCCTGCCGCCCACGGCCTTCGCCGAAGTCCGACCAGCCATCGAAGCGCTTGAACTGCCGCCAGGTTACCGCCTGGAATGGGGGGGTGAGTTCGAAAGCGCGAGCCAGGCGCAGGCCAGTCTCGGCCAGCAGATGCCCCTTTCCTTCGGCACGATGCTGCTGATTACCGTGCTGCTTTTTGGCAAGCTCCGCCAGACCGCCGTGATCTGGACCATCGTACCAATGGCGGTAAACGGCGTGGCTTTGGGGCTTCTTTTCACGAACCTGCCCTTCAGTTTCACAGCCCTTCTGGGTCTGCTCAGCCTTTCGGGCATGCTGATCAAGAATGCCATCGTCTTGGTCGAGGAGATCGATGCGCAAAAAGGCGAGAACGGGCTGGCCCAGACCGAAGCCATTGTCGTCGCCTCGGTCAGCCGCCTGAGACCGGTGATCCTGGCCGCAGCAACCACGATACTTGGCATGGTCCCCCTGCTTTGGGATGCCTTCTTTGCCTCGATGGCGGTTTCCATCATGGCGGGCCTTGGGTTTGCTTCGGTGCTCACCCTGATCGGCGTGCCGGTGCTTTACCACACGTATCTGCGAAAGGAGCGCCGTGCAGAAGCGCAGGACGCGCGCGCGCGCCGATCCGAAAGCGAGGCGGGACAGGCCTCTCCCGATCTGCGGGTCGCGGCCGAATGA
- a CDS encoding universal stress protein → MKRFKNILVVCDEKSDYENAFDRVRWLAKANDAAVTLMDVVDAEPGALSRLLAALPGAQSTTVEEQVLEVHRTRLGELAAPLIADGIPVTQIVEQGIGFLEVIRRVLSENHDLVIKGAEAGRDGMLSRSFDMHLMRKCPCPVWILKSKSDPKARHILAAVDPDQEGVADDTLSRTVMELATSLADQDEARLSVMNVWRVQEESTLRHTLVKIPDEDVNAIVAQEHRKSAESLQTLMSLFPNHRKRINVHHVKGVAGDVIPDFVEAEHIDTIVMGTVGRTGIAGVIIGNTAETILNRVTCSVIAVKPPNFVSPVEAGTSGSGARH, encoded by the coding sequence ATGAAACGCTTCAAGAACATTCTTGTCGTCTGTGATGAGAAGAGCGACTACGAGAATGCCTTTGACCGGGTTCGCTGGCTGGCCAAGGCCAATGACGCCGCTGTTACGTTGATGGATGTGGTCGATGCAGAACCGGGGGCGCTGTCGCGCCTGCTGGCGGCTCTGCCCGGCGCGCAAAGCACGACCGTCGAGGAGCAGGTGCTGGAGGTTCACCGCACGCGTTTGGGCGAACTGGCCGCCCCGCTGATCGCGGATGGCATACCGGTCACCCAGATCGTCGAGCAGGGTATCGGGTTTCTGGAGGTCATCCGCCGCGTTCTGAGTGAGAACCACGATCTGGTGATCAAGGGTGCCGAGGCAGGGCGCGACGGCATGCTTTCCCGCAGCTTCGACATGCATCTGATGCGGAAATGCCCGTGCCCGGTCTGGATCCTAAAATCGAAAAGCGATCCAAAGGCGCGTCATATCCTGGCTGCCGTGGATCCGGATCAGGAGGGGGTTGCAGACGATACGTTAAGCCGCACGGTCATGGAATTGGCGACATCTCTGGCCGATCAGGACGAGGCCCGCCTGTCGGTGATGAACGTTTGGCGGGTGCAGGAGGAATCGACCCTGCGTCACACATTGGTGAAGATCCCCGATGAAGACGTAAATGCCATCGTCGCCCAGGAGCACCGGAAAAGTGCTGAAAGCCTTCAAACGTTAATGTCTCTGTTCCCAAACCACCGGAAACGGATAAACGTGCATCACGTCAAAGGGGTCGCCGGCGATGTGATCCCCGATTTTGTCGAGGCGGAGCATATCGATACGATTGTTATGGGAACGGTGGGAAGAACAGGCATCGCCGGGGTCATTATCGGCAACACGGCGGAGACCATCCTGAACCGTGTCACCTGTTCTGTCATCGCCGTGAAACCGCCGAACTTCGTTTCGCCGGTGGAAGCCGGGACCAGCGGAAGCGGCGCGCGGCATTAA
- a CDS encoding hydrogen peroxide-inducible genes activator: MPTIQQLRYLVAVADTLHFRRAAEACNVTQPTLSVQLKELEQKLSVQLVERSRSRVILTPLGRRVVDKARDVLRDMNEIRAMAKAGQSLLEDTIKIGVIQSLGSYLLPLIVPDLHENHPDLRLYVREELPDRLVQSLEGGTLDLLFFPLPVPRADLVSAPIFREDLLVAAPHDHPIAELSKVDPQVLENEIIMTLEPGHKLYEQVRGFCDDYGAALSHDYEGTSLDTLRQMVAMGMGLSLLPALYVKSEVAHQDIVIARPFKGRAPSRMIGMVWRRGTAREEEFQTLADLIRGILKVRASEITILN; this comes from the coding sequence ATGCCCACAATCCAACAACTCCGCTACCTTGTTGCAGTCGCCGACACCTTGCATTTCCGTCGCGCTGCGGAGGCCTGTAACGTCACTCAGCCAACGCTGAGCGTGCAGTTGAAGGAACTTGAACAGAAGCTCTCCGTACAGTTGGTTGAGCGAAGCCGGTCGAGGGTGATCCTTACCCCGCTGGGGCGGCGCGTGGTGGACAAGGCGCGCGACGTGCTACGCGACATGAACGAGATCCGGGCCATGGCAAAGGCCGGTCAGTCCTTGCTGGAGGACACGATCAAAATCGGAGTGATCCAGTCGCTAGGCTCCTATCTTCTGCCTTTGATCGTACCGGATCTGCATGAAAACCACCCTGATCTGCGCCTCTATGTCCGCGAGGAATTGCCGGACAGGCTGGTGCAGAGCCTCGAGGGCGGCACGCTGGATCTGCTGTTCTTCCCCCTGCCCGTTCCACGGGCCGATCTGGTCAGCGCACCGATCTTCCGCGAGGACCTGCTGGTTGCCGCACCGCACGATCACCCGATTGCGGAGTTGTCGAAGGTCGACCCGCAAGTCCTTGAAAACGAAATAATCATGACGTTGGAGCCGGGGCACAAGCTTTATGAACAAGTGCGGGGTTTCTGCGACGATTACGGCGCTGCGCTGTCCCATGACTATGAAGGCACCAGCCTCGATACGCTTCGGCAGATGGTGGCGATGGGCATGGGCCTGTCGCTGCTGCCCGCGCTTTATGTCAAATCGGAAGTCGCGCATCAGGACATCGTGATCGCGCGCCCGTTCAAAGGGCGGGCGCCATCCCGCATGATCGGCATGGTCTGGCGGCGCGGGACGGCACGCGAAGAAGAGTTTCAGACGCTCGCGGACCTGATCCGCGGTATCCTGAAGGTGCGCGCGTCCGAGATCACGATCTTGAATTGA
- a CDS encoding Na+/H+ antiporter subunit B: protein MNSIILRAGTRYLVGILLIFSVYMLLRGHNEPGGGFIGGLIGATGFILYTLACGTAEARASLRIEPQVIAMVGLGIALLAGLGAAVFAEPLFTGQWLFIGETEDDKGLPLSTVLVFDIGVYLVVFGSILTLVFAMEEEI, encoded by the coding sequence ATGAATTCGATCATCCTTCGGGCCGGGACCCGTTATCTTGTCGGCATCCTTCTGATCTTTTCGGTGTATATGCTGCTGCGCGGTCACAACGAGCCGGGAGGCGGCTTTATCGGCGGCCTGATCGGCGCCACCGGCTTTATCCTCTACACCCTGGCCTGCGGCACCGCCGAGGCGCGCGCGTCGCTTCGGATCGAACCCCAGGTGATCGCCATGGTGGGCCTTGGGATCGCGCTTTTGGCAGGTCTGGGGGCGGCGGTCTTCGCCGAGCCGCTTTTTACCGGGCAATGGCTCTTTATCGGAGAGACGGAGGACGACAAGGGGCTGCCCCTTTCGACGGTGCTGGTCTTCGATATCGGGGTCTATCTGGTTGTTTTCGGATCGATCCTGACGCTTGTCTTCGCGATGGAAGAGGAAATCTGA
- the panB gene encoding 3-methyl-2-oxobutanoate hydroxymethyltransferase, whose amino-acid sequence MSTQTDKVRRVTVPQIRARKRGEPIVSLTSYHAHTAAIVDAHADFILVGDSLGMVMHGMESTVSVSLDLMITHGKAVVRGTKQALVVVDMPFGTYEESPGIAFRNAATIMKETGCGAVKLEGGARMAETIRFLTERGIPVMAHIGLTPQSSHIMGGFKTQGRDAESWAGHIADAEAVAEAGAFAVVLEGMVEPLAAKITEKVDIPTIGIGASAECDGQILVLEDMLGMNPWTPKFVRVYAEIGPLIGQAVERYAADVKSRAFPGEDETYS is encoded by the coding sequence ATGAGCACACAAACGGACAAGGTTCGCCGCGTGACGGTTCCTCAGATCCGGGCCCGCAAGAGGGGAGAGCCGATTGTGTCTCTGACCTCGTATCACGCGCATACGGCCGCCATCGTCGATGCACATGCCGACTTTATCCTGGTGGGCGACAGTCTGGGCATGGTGATGCACGGCATGGAAAGCACGGTCAGCGTGTCTCTTGATCTGATGATCACACATGGCAAAGCGGTCGTCCGTGGAACGAAGCAAGCGCTGGTCGTCGTCGATATGCCCTTTGGGACATACGAAGAAAGCCCGGGCATCGCGTTCCGGAACGCAGCCACGATCATGAAGGAAACGGGATGCGGCGCCGTCAAGCTGGAGGGGGGTGCCCGCATGGCTGAAACCATCCGCTTCCTTACCGAACGCGGCATTCCGGTGATGGCCCATATCGGTCTGACCCCGCAATCCAGTCACATTATGGGGGGCTTCAAGACCCAGGGGCGCGATGCTGAAAGCTGGGCGGGACATATCGCGGATGCAGAGGCTGTGGCAGAGGCGGGCGCGTTCGCCGTCGTTCTGGAGGGCATGGTCGAACCGCTGGCCGCGAAGATCACTGAAAAGGTCGATATTCCGACCATCGGCATCGGCGCCTCGGCAGAGTGCGATGGCCAGATCCTCGTGCTTGAAGACATGTTGGGTATGAACCCGTGGACCCCGAAATTCGTACGGGTTTACGCCGAGATCGGTCCGCTGATCGGGCAGGCGGTCGAACGATACGCGGCGGACGTCAAGTCGCGCGCCTTCCCCGGTGAGGACGAGACCTACAGCTAG
- a CDS encoding RidA family protein has product MIERLHTSARMSKIVKHNGVAYLCGQVGAGESVAEQTRDCLSRVDALLQEAGSDREHILQAIVWLADMADFQEMNAVWDAWVPEGHAPARACGEARLARDVLKVEIIVTAAIKD; this is encoded by the coding sequence ATGATCGAACGGCTGCACACCAGCGCGCGGATGAGCAAGATCGTCAAACACAACGGCGTGGCCTATCTTTGCGGTCAAGTCGGAGCAGGCGAGAGCGTGGCCGAACAGACGCGTGATTGCCTGTCGCGGGTCGATGCCCTTCTGCAAGAGGCAGGGTCGGATCGTGAACATATCCTTCAAGCGATTGTCTGGCTCGCCGATATGGCGGACTTTCAAGAGATGAACGCTGTTTGGGACGCTTGGGTGCCCGAGGGGCATGCCCCGGCGCGGGCCTGCGGAGAGGCCCGTCTGGCGCGCGATGTGCTGAAGGTTGAGATCATCGTAACGGCGGCCATCAAGGATTAG
- the panC gene encoding pantoate--beta-alanine ligase codes for MKICRSISEIRALIADLKQTGSVGFVPTMGALHDGHLMLIRRARAQHDSTIVSIFVNPTQFENADDLLLYPRDEASDLAALRAAGVAGVFLPEADAIYPEGAETIVETTQLANVLHGVVRPGHFRGVATVVTKLFNIVQPDAAYFGKKDYQQLAVIRRMVHDLHLPLSIHGIDTVRDHDGVALSSRNVRLSPAQRRAAPVLHTALTEARARLMAGASIEDAADLIAEQIAAEPLARLEAVDMVDAVTFAPVSGHPEGVVGMMLSVAFGDILLIDQMEAEL; via the coding sequence ATGAAGATTTGTCGATCCATCTCAGAGATACGTGCGCTGATTGCTGACCTCAAACAGACGGGCAGCGTCGGCTTTGTCCCTACGATGGGCGCCCTTCATGACGGCCACCTCATGCTGATCCGCAGGGCTCGGGCGCAGCATGACAGCACGATCGTGTCGATTTTCGTAAACCCGACGCAGTTTGAAAACGCCGATGATCTTCTGCTTTATCCGCGTGATGAGGCATCGGATCTGGCGGCTTTGCGCGCGGCCGGCGTGGCGGGCGTCTTCCTGCCGGAGGCTGATGCAATCTATCCCGAAGGTGCCGAGACCATCGTCGAGACCACGCAGCTTGCAAATGTTCTTCACGGTGTCGTTCGACCGGGTCATTTTCGCGGCGTCGCGACAGTGGTGACCAAGCTTTTCAACATCGTGCAGCCGGACGCGGCATATTTCGGAAAGAAGGACTATCAGCAACTCGCCGTCATTCGCCGCATGGTCCACGATCTGCATTTGCCGTTGAGCATTCATGGCATCGATACCGTGCGCGATCACGACGGTGTTGCCTTGTCCTCCCGGAACGTGCGGCTGTCGCCCGCGCAGCGTCGGGCTGCCCCGGTGCTTCACACCGCTTTGACCGAGGCACGCGCCCGTCTGATGGCGGGGGCCAGCATCGAAGATGCGGCAGATCTGATCGCCGAACAGATCGCCGCCGAACCGCTTGCCAGGCTGGAGGCTGTGGACATGGTGGATGCGGTAACCTTTGCACCGGTTTCGGGTCATCCCGAAGGTGTCGTCGGCATGATGCTTTCGGTTGCTTTCGGCGACATTCTTCTGATTGACCAGATGGAGGCTGAGTTATGA
- a CDS encoding efflux RND transporter periplasmic adaptor subunit, which translates to MRYSARFNALLGALFSTILVTSPGAAEDGRNVVPSVRLIKADEPRTRQTRQFFGRIEARETVELSFEVSGHMNVVNATEGARVPKGAVLAALDPVPFERAVRRAELSLDQAERDLQRARTLAQSNVASQVRAQDAETARDLAKVALREARDALSDTQIVAPFDGLVAQRLTPNFTNVPQGQPILRLHDMSEVQVSFELPERLLARAVAIEGITFETRLPGFEDPVPLRYVEFHAETGRIGQSYTVSLAFPKIESPFLVPGGTVTVTASVPVTRDGIELPVSALLSGADRSASVMVFDTTGNDRAKVRRHPVEVQSETGTSFVVTGIDPGTEIVAVGGHLLTDGQTVRRYIGLTVEED; encoded by the coding sequence ATGAGATACTCTGCCCGGTTCAACGCGCTCCTCGGCGCGCTCTTTTCAACGATCCTTGTCACTTCGCCGGGCGCGGCTGAGGACGGTCGCAACGTCGTGCCGTCGGTGCGCCTGATAAAGGCGGATGAGCCCAGGACACGCCAAACCCGCCAGTTTTTTGGACGGATCGAAGCGCGAGAGACGGTGGAACTCTCCTTCGAGGTGAGTGGTCATATGAATGTGGTGAACGCCACAGAGGGCGCGCGGGTTCCAAAGGGCGCCGTTCTCGCAGCTTTGGATCCCGTTCCGTTCGAACGCGCCGTACGCCGGGCGGAATTGTCGCTGGATCAGGCAGAGCGGGACCTTCAACGCGCCCGCACGCTGGCGCAAAGCAATGTTGCGTCCCAGGTGCGGGCTCAGGATGCCGAAACGGCCCGCGATCTGGCAAAGGTCGCCCTGCGGGAGGCGCGCGATGCCCTTTCCGACACGCAGATTGTGGCCCCGTTTGACGGCCTTGTCGCCCAAAGACTGACCCCCAATTTCACCAACGTCCCGCAGGGGCAGCCCATCCTGCGGCTCCACGACATGTCCGAGGTGCAGGTCTCGTTCGAGTTGCCCGAGCGGCTCTTGGCCCGCGCCGTAGCGATCGAAGGCATCACGTTCGAAACGCGTCTTCCCGGTTTCGAAGACCCGGTGCCGTTACGCTATGTAGAGTTCCATGCAGAAACCGGTCGCATCGGTCAAAGCTATACTGTCAGCCTTGCCTTTCCCAAAATCGAAAGCCCCTTCCTGGTTCCGGGCGGTACTGTGACCGTCACCGCTTCGGTGCCCGTCACACGGGACGGCATCGAACTGCCGGTCTCCGCGCTTCTGTCCGGCGCGGACCGGTCAGCCTCGGTCATGGTGTTCGACACGACCGGAAACGACCGCGCAAAAGTGCGCCGACACCCTGTCGAGGTCCAGAGTGAGACCGGAACAAGCTTTGTCGTGACCGGGATTGATCCAGGCACCGAAATCGTCGCTGTCGGAGGGCATCTTCTGACCGACGGCCAGACCGTACGCCGCTACATCGGCCTCACCGTGGAAGAGGATTGA
- a CDS encoding putative monovalent cation/H+ antiporter subunit A: MGETSTKTAGNGLSGWLPTLIAAGLFAYFATLVPAVAEGNVLRLVYDWVPSLGISLSFLVDGLSLTFALLISGIGTLVMLYSNTYLAGHPQYARFALFLTSFMLSMLGLVLADNLISLFVFWELTTITSYLLIGFGHETEKGRRSALQALLLTGAGALALLAGLILLGVTAGTFEISEILAKGDEIRAHALYLPILILLLAGAFTKSAQFPFHFWLPNAMAAPTPVSAFLHSATMVKAGVYLLARMHPAFSGTDVWLWTLTIFGAVTAVFASVLALRQTDLKQALAYTTLMALGTLTLFLGQQSGYAITAFVTFLIVHSLYKAALFLVVGCIDHATGTREADILGGLGRAMPITAVAAAVAALSMAGFPPFLGFIGKELKYAGALAVASEPMLVAGAVLLANALMFAVAGVVAFRPFWRRADGELPKSPHEAPWQMLAGPVLLAAAGAIFGINPDLLQSTLVNPTVATFLGDPGEAKELKLWAGVNLPLFLSIATFVLGFVIYLLHRPLRRGLADLDARSPNFDRGWDNVLAGLVAVSNWQTRLLQSGVLRRYLFTVFLTVVLALGGTILARGVWEGAPDFSDVAARNWAILLLIVAGAAVMVVTRSRIAAVAALGVVGIGVALIFIVFSAPDVAITQLLVETLVVVLVAVAMLRLPFLDPPGQSDHRPVDALLAIGVGAVVTVTILAVIGTPFDTRLTDYFETASWPEAFGRNIVNVILVDFRALDTFGEIAVVVVAALSAYALLRTTVKDKKQ; the protein is encoded by the coding sequence ATGGGCGAGACATCTACGAAAACGGCCGGCAATGGCCTGTCCGGTTGGCTGCCAACCCTCATCGCGGCCGGTCTTTTTGCATATTTCGCAACGCTCGTTCCCGCCGTGGCAGAGGGGAATGTGCTGCGGCTGGTTTATGATTGGGTGCCGTCGCTGGGCATCAGCCTGTCGTTCCTGGTCGATGGCCTCAGCCTGACCTTCGCCTTGCTGATCAGCGGGATCGGGACGTTGGTCATGCTTTATTCCAACACCTACCTCGCAGGACATCCGCAATATGCGCGTTTCGCGCTTTTCCTGACATCGTTCATGCTGTCGATGCTGGGACTGGTTCTGGCGGACAACCTGATCTCTCTGTTCGTCTTCTGGGAGCTGACGACGATCACCTCCTACCTGCTGATCGGCTTTGGCCATGAAACCGAGAAAGGCCGCCGCTCGGCCTTGCAGGCGCTGCTCTTGACCGGGGCAGGGGCGCTCGCCTTGCTGGCGGGACTGATCCTTTTGGGTGTCACGGCAGGGACGTTCGAGATTTCAGAGATCCTGGCCAAGGGGGACGAAATTCGAGCGCACGCGCTTTACCTGCCGATCCTGATCCTGCTGCTTGCAGGGGCCTTTACGAAATCGGCGCAATTCCCGTTTCATTTCTGGCTGCCCAACGCCATGGCGGCGCCCACGCCCGTCAGCGCGTTTCTGCATTCGGCCACGATGGTCAAGGCGGGCGTTTATCTGCTGGCTCGGATGCATCCGGCCTTTTCCGGCACCGATGTCTGGCTTTGGACGCTGACGATTTTTGGCGCTGTTACGGCTGTTTTCGCAAGCGTTCTGGCGCTGCGCCAGACGGATCTCAAACAGGCGCTTGCCTATACGACATTGATGGCGCTGGGCACGCTGACGCTGTTTTTAGGTCAGCAGTCGGGCTATGCCATCACGGCTTTCGTCACATTCCTGATCGTGCATTCTCTCTATAAGGCGGCGCTGTTCCTTGTGGTCGGTTGCATTGACCACGCCACGGGAACGCGCGAGGCGGATATCCTCGGCGGACTTGGGCGGGCGATGCCGATCACTGCCGTGGCCGCTGCTGTGGCGGCCTTGTCGATGGCCGGGTTTCCACCGTTTCTTGGCTTTATCGGGAAAGAGCTGAAATATGCTGGGGCCCTCGCGGTCGCGTCCGAGCCCATGCTTGTTGCAGGCGCGGTGCTTTTGGCAAATGCGCTTATGTTCGCGGTGGCAGGCGTGGTCGCCTTCCGTCCTTTCTGGCGCCGCGCGGACGGCGAATTGCCGAAGTCACCGCACGAGGCGCCTTGGCAGATGCTCGCTGGCCCGGTTTTGCTGGCGGCGGCGGGGGCGATCTTCGGTATCAATCCCGACCTTTTGCAATCGACCCTGGTGAACCCGACCGTTGCGACGTTCCTCGGAGATCCCGGCGAAGCCAAGGAGTTGAAGCTTTGGGCCGGGGTGAACCTGCCGCTCTTTCTGAGCATTGCGACGTTCGTTCTGGGCTTTGTGATCTACTTGCTGCACCGCCCCTTGCGCCGCGGGCTTGCCGATCTCGATGCGCGCAGCCCAAATTTCGACCGTGGCTGGGACAACGTGCTGGCCGGGCTCGTCGCGGTTTCGAACTGGCAGACCCGTCTGCTGCAATCCGGCGTCTTGCGGCGTTATCTGTTCACCGTCTTCCTGACTGTCGTTCTGGCACTGGGCGGTACGATCCTGGCGCGTGGCGTCTGGGAAGGCGCACCTGATTTCTCGGACGTCGCGGCGCGCAACTGGGCGATCCTGTTGCTGATCGTGGCAGGCGCAGCTGTGATGGTGGTGACACGGTCGCGCATCGCTGCCGTGGCCGCTTTGGGCGTGGTCGGCATTGGCGTGGCGCTCATTTTCATCGTCTTCAGCGCGCCCGATGTCGCGATCACACAGCTTTTGGTTGAAACCCTGGTCGTTGTCCTGGTTGCCGTCGCCATGTTGCGGCTCCCCTTCCTTGATCCTCCAGGACAGAGCGATCATCGCCCCGTGGACGCGCTTCTTGCCATCGGTGTGGGCGCCGTGGTGACCGTGACCATTTTGGCCGTCATCGGGACGCCGTTCGATACCCGACTGACCGACTATTTCGAGACGGCGAGCTGGCCCGAAGCCTTTGGCCGGAACATCGTGAACGTCATCCTCGTCGACTTCCGCGCGCTTGACACGTTTGGAGAAATTGCCGTCGTCGTCGTCGCGGCCCTGTCGGCCTATGCGCTTCTGCGCACCACCGTAAAGGACAAGAAACAATGA